A window from Lactiplantibacillus pentosus encodes these proteins:
- the dhaM gene encoding dihydroxyacetone kinase phosphoryl donor subunit DhaM, with amino-acid sequence MSLGIVVVSHVPEIAAGVQRLLAQVAKDVSITIAGGTDEDQVGTSMAKITEAFEANTADELLAFYDLGSAKMNLEMAIEMSTKPVHLYDTALVESAYTAASLLQADVPLADVEAQLAPLKIK; translated from the coding sequence ATGAGTCTAGGAATTGTTGTTGTTTCCCACGTCCCTGAAATCGCAGCTGGCGTTCAACGACTACTCGCGCAAGTGGCGAAGGATGTCTCCATCACGATTGCTGGTGGGACGGATGAGGATCAAGTCGGGACGAGCATGGCGAAGATCACGGAGGCCTTTGAAGCCAATACGGCGGATGAACTGTTAGCGTTCTATGACCTTGGGAGTGCCAAAATGAATCTGGAAATGGCGATTGAAATGAGCACCAAGCCGGTTCACTTGTATGACACCGCCCTAGTCGAGAGTGCCTACACCGCGGCTTCGTTGTTGCAAGCGGACGTACCGTTGGCGGATGTGGAGGCACAGTTGGCGCCGTTGAAAATTAAGTAG
- the dhaL gene encoding dihydroxyacetone kinase subunit DhaL → MLTVENTTAWLNQFAAQIEQHQSYLSELDTPIGDGDHGGNMARGLAAVKTALATQPADLTKLFQATAMALISKVGGASGPLYGTAFLEMAKQSKTDTDLGTLLAAALAGIEKRGGATTGDKTLIDVWAPVVAAVQAGKLTQTVIDDAVASTKPMVAKKGRASYLGERSAGHLDPGAVSSGYLFTTLLATEGIL, encoded by the coding sequence ATGTTAACAGTTGAAAATACGACGGCATGGCTGAATCAATTTGCCGCCCAAATTGAACAACACCAATCTTACTTAAGTGAATTGGACACCCCCATCGGTGACGGCGACCATGGTGGCAACATGGCGCGGGGCTTAGCAGCCGTCAAGACTGCCCTAGCCACGCAACCCGCAGATTTGACGAAGCTGTTTCAAGCGACTGCCATGGCGCTGATCAGCAAAGTCGGTGGTGCTTCAGGCCCCTTATACGGGACGGCCTTCTTAGAGATGGCGAAACAGAGTAAGACCGATACGGACCTCGGCACCTTGCTCGCTGCCGCATTAGCCGGAATTGAAAAACGCGGTGGTGCGACGACTGGCGACAAAACCTTGATTGACGTGTGGGCCCCCGTCGTTGCCGCTGTTCAAGCTGGCAAATTGACGCAGACCGTTATCGACGATGCGGTTGCCAGCACGAAGCCGATGGTTGCCAAAAAAGGGCGGGCGTCCTATTTAGGCGAACGTTCTGCCGGCCATCTGGATCCAGGGGCCGTCTCTAGTGGTTACTTGTTTACGACCTTATTAGCAACGGAGGGGATTTTATGA
- a CDS encoding FAD-binding protein, whose translation MELHLSARQMALWQTLQALAREQLMGMTMQLETTGTVDPALLASLTEQLALSDGLADERLTQRVLALLVLAQNSAGLASQFAARWQVEDAVATFGTPQQRQQYLTPQTTFGLAALPFRVTDSSTVKATPVTAGWQLTGTVKAVLNAGQATDYLVLAQTPPDAAGAFMIKADQAGVEIGNPVPLLGLRGLSVADLKLTAVPATAANQLGQLGRGQRVLQRAQAVGQLFAATVTAGVWQHATDQVRQLALAEQPPLTALAPALALTASLETSVFNAAQQADDDRGFTDAAQLAALFASQQALVPFEPLMPLIGDLAYTQQSPLVALRNDLATLPLLVGTAGQLATTYATTNFNDDAALSVGHESATAPEHLVVADLHRVVKRLKLTQDVPVNVGSIATAKRIIALGRGAMTPAVLLQAQQLAKWIGAAIAVTQPLTAMEQFSVEQQIGGSAVTVAPEVLINVGVSGDDDYLAGMSGAQHVLSVNSDEQAPIFNHSQQIFIGAADEFLDGMVAALN comes from the coding sequence ATGGAATTACATTTATCAGCACGGCAGATGGCGCTGTGGCAAACTTTACAAGCATTAGCGCGTGAGCAACTGATGGGCATGACCATGCAACTAGAAACGACTGGGACGGTCGATCCCGCGCTGTTAGCGTCACTGACCGAGCAGTTAGCTTTAAGTGATGGGTTAGCGGATGAACGCTTGACGCAACGGGTGCTGGCATTATTGGTCTTAGCGCAGAACTCCGCTGGATTAGCGAGCCAATTCGCTGCTCGCTGGCAAGTTGAAGATGCCGTGGCAACGTTTGGAACGCCCCAGCAGCGGCAACAGTATTTAACACCGCAAACGACCTTTGGCTTAGCCGCGCTACCGTTCCGCGTGACTGATAGTTCTACGGTCAAAGCCACGCCAGTAACGGCTGGTTGGCAATTAACCGGGACGGTCAAGGCTGTGTTGAACGCTGGTCAAGCGACCGACTACCTAGTGTTAGCCCAGACGCCGCCGGACGCGGCCGGCGCGTTCATGATCAAGGCCGACCAAGCAGGGGTTGAGATTGGCAATCCGGTTCCGTTACTCGGACTACGCGGTTTATCGGTGGCTGACTTAAAACTCACCGCCGTTCCGGCAACGGCGGCCAATCAACTCGGTCAGCTCGGTCGGGGCCAACGCGTCTTACAGCGAGCCCAAGCCGTTGGACAATTATTTGCGGCAACGGTGACGGCCGGCGTCTGGCAACACGCGACGGATCAAGTGCGGCAATTAGCCTTGGCTGAGCAACCGCCATTAACGGCGCTGGCACCGGCCTTAGCACTGACCGCCAGCTTGGAGACGAGTGTCTTTAATGCGGCTCAACAGGCGGATGATGACCGCGGCTTTACGGATGCCGCCCAATTAGCCGCGCTGTTTGCGAGTCAGCAAGCCTTGGTGCCCTTTGAACCATTAATGCCGCTGATTGGCGACTTAGCCTATACGCAACAGTCGCCATTGGTCGCTTTGCGTAACGATTTGGCAACCCTGCCATTACTGGTGGGAACGGCCGGTCAACTTGCCACGACTTACGCGACAACTAACTTCAATGATGATGCAGCCTTAAGTGTCGGGCACGAATCCGCAACGGCGCCGGAACACCTAGTTGTCGCGGATTTACATCGGGTCGTCAAGCGGCTGAAATTAACACAAGACGTGCCAGTCAATGTCGGAAGCATTGCGACTGCCAAACGAATCATTGCACTCGGACGGGGCGCCATGACACCGGCTGTTTTATTGCAGGCGCAACAATTAGCCAAGTGGATTGGGGCAGCGATTGCTGTCACGCAGCCATTGACCGCTATGGAACAGTTTAGTGTTGAGCAACAAATCGGTGGTAGCGCGGTCACAGTCGCGCCTGAAGTCCTGATTAATGTGGGCGTGTCCGGTGATGATGATTACCTAGCCGGCATGTCCGGCGCGCAACACGTCTTGTCTGTGAATTCAGACGAACAGGCGCCCATCTTCAATCATTCCCAACAAATCTTTATCGGTGCGGCGGATGAATTTTTGGATGGGATGGTTGCGGCGTTGAATTAG
- the dhaS gene encoding dihydroxyacetone kinase transcriptional activator DhaS, with protein sequence MAYITKKKIAKSFHDVVLAKGFSRTSVTAIMDAAHFRRQTFYDYFQDKYELLTWFIDDTLAETVEHNLNYLPWPDIIKLVCYELDANRRFYAECINTQHEIDVTALVGHHLVVLLTELTQTDEPEMAALIWLLCLGIAQSLTHNIVANHPEDYEVLSQDAIAAIKMTLAILN encoded by the coding sequence GTGGCATACATCACCAAGAAAAAGATTGCTAAGTCATTTCACGATGTCGTACTTGCGAAGGGCTTTAGCCGGACATCAGTGACGGCCATTATGGATGCAGCCCATTTTCGGCGGCAGACATTTTATGATTATTTTCAAGATAAATATGAGTTATTAACCTGGTTTATTGATGATACATTGGCCGAGACCGTTGAACATAACTTGAACTACTTGCCGTGGCCAGACATTATCAAGCTAGTCTGTTATGAACTGGATGCGAATCGGCGGTTTTATGCCGAGTGTATCAATACCCAGCACGAAATCGACGTGACCGCGTTAGTTGGCCATCACTTAGTCGTCTTGTTGACTGAGCTGACACAGACGGATGAACCGGAGATGGCGGCCTTGATCTGGTTACTGTGTTTAGGCATCGCGCAATCGCTGACGCATAATATTGTCGCCAATCATCCAGAAGACTATGAGGTCTTGTCGCAAGATGCGATTGCGGCCATTAAGATGACGTTGGCGATTTTGAATTAG
- a CDS encoding LacI family DNA-binding transcriptional regulator: MATIKDVAQRAGVSPSTASRAMHGSKIISKPTRDKVIKAARELNYAPDFNAQNLATKASNTIGVVLPVDHHEIFSNPFFLEMIRGINEVCSKHGSMTTLATGISSEELVHNIDVMIAQGHIRTFILLYSEKDDPVVERLKQFDVQYVVIGKPYQEINKTSYVDNDNVQAGTDAAQYLVDHGHRRIGFLCTDLSRMVQSDRMLGYQRVMMQNQLPNIMLTERFETHAAGVKALHRFFDQNPDVTAFVAVDDMLALKLQQVLHNDPDWKVKQFSLIGFNNSIFSDLAHPMLTSIAVFPQRLGEEAAKIALADHPTDELSTAVIVPHQIVRRHSVHQIKALP; the protein is encoded by the coding sequence ATGGCAACCATTAAGGATGTTGCCCAGCGCGCGGGTGTGTCACCGTCAACGGCGTCACGTGCCATGCATGGCAGTAAGATTATTAGTAAACCGACACGTGATAAGGTGATTAAAGCTGCGCGAGAATTGAACTACGCGCCAGACTTTAATGCGCAAAACCTAGCCACTAAAGCTAGTAACACAATCGGTGTCGTGTTACCTGTCGACCACCACGAAATCTTTTCTAACCCATTTTTCTTAGAAATGATTCGTGGAATTAATGAAGTCTGCAGCAAGCATGGGTCGATGACGACGCTAGCGACGGGGATTTCTAGTGAAGAATTGGTGCATAATATTGACGTAATGATCGCACAAGGCCACATTCGGACCTTTATTTTGCTGTACTCAGAAAAAGACGATCCGGTCGTTGAACGATTGAAACAATTTGACGTTCAGTATGTTGTGATTGGGAAGCCCTATCAGGAAATCAATAAGACGTCGTATGTCGATAACGACAACGTTCAAGCTGGGACGGATGCGGCACAGTATTTGGTTGACCATGGTCATCGCCGCATCGGCTTTTTGTGCACCGATTTATCACGGATGGTTCAGAGCGACCGGATGCTCGGTTATCAGCGGGTGATGATGCAGAATCAGTTACCGAACATTATGCTGACAGAACGGTTTGAAACACATGCAGCTGGTGTTAAAGCATTGCATCGATTCTTTGACCAGAATCCTGATGTCACAGCGTTTGTCGCTGTCGATGACATGTTGGCACTTAAATTACAACAGGTACTCCACAACGATCCCGATTGGAAGGTCAAACAATTTTCACTGATTGGTTTTAACAATTCGATTTTCTCTGATTTAGCACATCCAATGTTGACTTCGATTGCCGTATTTCCACAGCGTCTAGGTGAAGAAGCTGCGAAAATCGCCTTAGCGGACCATCCGACTGATGAATTATCAACGGCGGTGATTGTCCCACATCAAATCGTGAGAAGACACTCAGTACATCAGATTAAAGCTTTGCCATAG
- a CDS encoding folate family ECF transporter S component, with amino-acid sequence MTPSLTAKRLPLLGMLVAMQVVLGSLLTIQLLLTKISFTFIIIALTARLFSPLVTAGSAAFANLLGMLLFPKFTFFPGFILTAFLTGLVFGLAFQQQTNLPRILTANFIVVFILNLFMNSLWLHIMYMTPWSVLLTTRLIQEIVTYVCYTAILIAVFKVPILTKLTTRDSGH; translated from the coding sequence ATGACACCATCACTTACCGCCAAGCGGCTACCACTGCTGGGGATGTTGGTTGCTATGCAGGTCGTTTTGGGTAGCTTGCTGACCATCCAACTGTTACTCACTAAAATCTCGTTTACTTTTATCATCATCGCGTTGACCGCACGGCTATTCTCACCACTCGTCACCGCAGGCAGTGCGGCCTTTGCCAATCTATTAGGCATGTTGTTGTTTCCAAAATTCACGTTTTTTCCCGGCTTTATCTTAACGGCCTTTTTGACCGGACTGGTTTTTGGTCTCGCCTTCCAACAACAAACGAACCTGCCGCGGATTTTAACGGCGAACTTTATCGTGGTCTTCATCCTCAACCTCTTCATGAACAGTCTGTGGCTACACATCATGTACATGACGCCGTGGTCCGTACTGCTGACGACCCGCCTTATTCAAGAAATCGTGACCTACGTTTGCTACACGGCCATTTTGATTGCGGTCTTTAAGGTCCCGATTCTGACCAAACTGACAACCCGTGACAGTGGTCATTAA
- the dhaK gene encoding dihydroxyacetone kinase subunit DhaK: protein MKKIINDPKNVVEEMVDGLVRSYPQYLTKLPDTEAMVRSDQASMKGKVGLVSGGGSGHEPAHAGFVGQGMLSAAVAGQVFTSPTPDQIYAAIKAVDQGKGVFLVIKNYSGDVMNFDMAKDMAELDDIQVKSIVVDDDIAVKDSLYTQGRRGVAGTVLMHKILGAAADQGASLDELETLANQVMPQLKTIAVALSAATVPEVGKPGFELADDEIEFGVGIHSEPGYRREKIKPSKALVQELLGKLDDELKLQADHQYAVLVNGMGATPLMDQYVFCHDLLDELAARDIEPAFMKVGNYMTSIDMAGISLTLLDMTTTNWLDYLQYPVKTIAWS, encoded by the coding sequence ATGAAGAAAATTATTAATGATCCAAAAAACGTGGTTGAAGAGATGGTCGATGGTTTGGTACGGTCCTACCCGCAGTATTTGACGAAATTACCAGATACTGAAGCGATGGTTCGTAGCGACCAAGCCTCGATGAAAGGTAAGGTCGGTCTTGTAAGTGGTGGGGGCAGTGGTCACGAACCCGCCCACGCCGGTTTTGTTGGCCAAGGTATGTTAAGTGCCGCGGTCGCCGGTCAAGTCTTCACCTCACCAACGCCGGATCAGATTTACGCGGCAATCAAAGCCGTTGACCAGGGGAAAGGCGTTTTTCTCGTCATCAAAAACTATTCCGGTGATGTAATGAACTTCGACATGGCCAAGGATATGGCCGAGTTGGATGACATTCAAGTGAAATCGATCGTGGTCGATGACGATATTGCGGTCAAGGATAGCTTGTATACGCAAGGCCGGCGCGGTGTTGCGGGAACCGTTTTGATGCATAAGATTCTCGGTGCCGCGGCAGATCAAGGGGCGAGTCTCGATGAGCTTGAAACGCTAGCCAACCAGGTCATGCCACAGCTCAAAACGATTGCGGTCGCGTTATCCGCTGCTACGGTCCCAGAAGTCGGCAAGCCAGGCTTTGAATTGGCGGACGATGAGATTGAATTTGGCGTCGGCATTCATAGTGAACCCGGTTACCGACGTGAAAAAATCAAGCCATCCAAGGCGTTAGTCCAAGAATTGTTAGGTAAGCTAGATGACGAACTCAAGTTGCAAGCTGACCATCAATACGCGGTACTCGTTAATGGGATGGGCGCAACGCCACTCATGGACCAGTACGTGTTCTGCCATGACTTATTGGATGAATTAGCTGCCCGTGACATCGAACCGGCGTTTATGAAAGTCGGCAATTACATGACGTCAATCGATATGGCGGGGATTTCACTGACACTGCTAGATATGACGACGACTAACTGGCTCGATTACTTACAATACCCAGTTAAAACGATTGCTTGGTCATAA